The following are encoded together in the Ornithodoros turicata isolate Travis unplaced genomic scaffold, ASM3712646v1 ctg00000858.1, whole genome shotgun sequence genome:
- the LOC135375390 gene encoding thrombin inhibitor hemalin-like: MKVFLLLLLVVALAVTDAGLPASPVSRRSAEPDNPSICELPKEQGPCADFEYRFYYDLQNRNCDAFGYSGCHGNENNFATFEMCDATCGRKRTIDICDLSPDKGPCKGNFQMFYFDPETKSCKEFIYGGCQGNGNNFETKDECIIACEGNPDELSE; the protein is encoded by the exons ATGAAGGTCTTTCTCCTTTTACTCCTCGTCGTTGCAT TGGCTGTAACCGACGCAGGGCTCCCTGCTTCCCCAGTCAGCCGTAGAAGTGCTGAACCGG ATAATCCTTCTATCTGTGAGCTGCCGAAAGAACAAGGACCGTGCGCCGACTTCGAGTACAGGTTCTATTACGACCTTCAGAACAGGAACTGCGATGCGTTCGGCTACAGTGGTTGCCATGGAAACGAAAACAACTTCGCGACTTTCGAGATGTGCGACGCTACTTGCGGAA GAAAACGCACAATTGACATTTGTGATCTAAGCCCAGATAAAGGACCCTGCAAGGGAAACTTCCAGATGTTTTACTTCGACCCCGAAACGAAAAGCTGCAAGGAATTCATCTACGGCGGTTGTCAAGGAAACGGGAACAACTTCGAGACGAAGGATGAGTGTATCATTGCTTGCGAAG GAAATCCAGATGAGCTGAGTGAGTAA